A DNA window from Candidatus Krumholzibacteriia bacterium contains the following coding sequences:
- the hybB gene encoding Ni/Fe-hydrogenase cytochrome b subunit encodes MSAHQPEEQVHRSVWTPAYQALIVVALIATLMVAVRFFVGLGPMTNMTDVFPWGTWKVFNVIVLTALGSGGYALAFVTYVLNHYRYHPIVRHALLTSAVGYTIGIISLTADIGRPWNIWRVFVYWGEWNLDSVLLEVSLCVTAYVAVVWIELSPAFLERWRKSGRKRLAAFSEKALKVLHVIMPWIIAMGILLPTMHQSSLGSLYLLAGHKVHPLWYTPLIPALFLVSCWIMGYAMVIATYILFSRRYGRPNYDATLTRLAHFMAYVILFFGALRVGDLIWRDQFLRLFDGSWQSWLVILELVFVFVPGVAMIVDKSRRERPSCMFRMACFILLGGAMYRMDAGWLAFDGGIGAVYFPSVIELIATVGLIAIQGTIYLLVIKNFPILTEPEPHGTP; translated from the coding sequence ATGTCCGCGCATCAGCCCGAGGAGCAGGTCCACCGCTCCGTATGGACACCTGCGTACCAAGCCCTGATCGTCGTTGCCCTGATCGCGACCCTCATGGTCGCGGTCCGCTTCTTCGTCGGCCTGGGCCCCATGACCAACATGACCGACGTCTTCCCGTGGGGCACGTGGAAGGTCTTCAACGTGATCGTGTTGACGGCCCTCGGCTCGGGCGGCTACGCCCTGGCCTTCGTGACCTACGTCCTGAATCACTACCGTTACCATCCGATCGTTCGCCACGCGTTGCTGACCAGTGCGGTGGGTTACACCATCGGGATCATATCGTTGACCGCCGACATCGGACGCCCCTGGAACATCTGGCGGGTCTTCGTCTACTGGGGCGAGTGGAACCTCGACAGCGTGCTGCTCGAGGTCTCGCTGTGCGTCACTGCCTACGTGGCGGTCGTGTGGATCGAGCTGTCGCCGGCCTTCCTCGAGCGCTGGCGCAAGTCGGGCCGTAAGCGCCTCGCCGCGTTCTCCGAGAAGGCGCTGAAGGTCCTCCACGTGATCATGCCGTGGATCATCGCCATGGGAATCCTGTTGCCGACCATGCACCAGAGTTCCCTCGGATCGCTGTACCTGCTGGCGGGCCACAAGGTCCATCCGCTGTGGTACACACCCCTGATCCCGGCCCTCTTCCTGGTGAGCTGCTGGATCATGGGCTACGCCATGGTGATCGCCACCTACATCCTGTTCAGTCGCCGCTACGGGCGCCCCAACTACGACGCGACCCTCACCCGTCTGGCGCACTTCATGGCCTACGTCATCCTGTTCTTCGGCGCGCTCCGCGTCGGTGACCTGATCTGGCGCGACCAGTTCCTGCGACTGTTCGACGGGAGCTGGCAGAGCTGGCTGGTGATCCTGGAGCTGGTCTTCGTGTTCGTCCCCGGCGTGGCGATGATCGTCGACAAGTCACGTCGTGAACGCCCGTCGTGCATGTTCCGCATGGCCTGCTTCATCCTCCTGGGTGGGGCCATGTACCGCATGGACGCCGGGTGGCTGGCCTTCGACGGTGGTATCGGTGCGGTGTACTTCCCCAGCGTGATCGAACTGATCGCCACGGTGGGCCTGATCGCCATCCAGGGGACGATCTACCTGCTGGTGATCAAGAACTTCCCGATCCTCACCGAGCCCGAGCCTCACGGTACGCCCTGA
- a CDS encoding DoxX family protein — translation MIARLLAPWSEPIYAALRIVAGLMFSLHGMQKLFGVLTESQPPVGSQLWIGGVVELVCGLGIAVGLFTSLLAFLASGQMAVAYFQFHWKFRFDDSFFPVVNQGELAALYCFVFLYVASRGAGVASIDGARASSGEGG, via the coding sequence ATGATCGCTCGACTTCTCGCCCCCTGGTCCGAACCCATCTACGCCGCCCTGCGGATCGTGGCGGGGCTCATGTTCTCGTTGCACGGCATGCAGAAGCTCTTCGGCGTGCTCACCGAGAGCCAGCCGCCGGTGGGGTCGCAGTTGTGGATCGGCGGTGTGGTCGAACTCGTCTGCGGTCTGGGCATCGCCGTCGGGCTGTTCACGTCGCTGCTGGCCTTCCTCGCCAGCGGACAGATGGCCGTGGCCTACTTCCAGTTCCACTGGAAGTTCCGCTTCGACGACTCGTTCTTCCCCGTGGTCAACCAGGGCGAGCTGGCCGCGCTGTACTGCTTCGTGTTCCTGTACGTGGCGTCACGCGGCGCGGGCGTGGCGAGCATCGACGGGGCGCGGGCGTCGTCGGGCGAGGGTGGCTGA
- a CDS encoding FMN-binding glutamate synthase family protein, with translation MVRRWFFAVLIVLVVIEAVLAIIWPPGLWSLVVLGPLALLGLHDVLQTKRTILRNFPLIGHFRYLFEDIRPEIQQYFIESNIDAHPIEREMRSIVYQRAKGELETKPFGTERDVYRPGYEWAGHALQGTDEVDRDVRVRVGSDKCEKPYDASPLNISAMSFGALSSAAVRALNIGAREGRFAHNTGEGGLSQHHLEPGADIIWQIGTGYFGCRTLDGAFDPDRFRDNARIEQVRMIEVKLSQGAKPGHGGVLPACKVTPEIAKYRGVPKGKTVISPPRHTAFESPVEMLEFLAQLRELSGGKPVGFKICIGERVEFLALCKAMRETGLTPDFITVDGGEGGTGAAPLEFSNSMGMPARESWSFVHNALVGSMLRTNIRVFASGKIFTGFHMVRAMALGADACYSARGFMLALGCIQALRCNTDACPTGVATQNPALVKGLVVADKSERVRRFHEGTITSFVELLGAMGIDSLDGITPDRIHRRADDGRVRTLAELSDSLEPGALVDGSAPDDWQRAWNRAQASSFAPAYASHS, from the coding sequence GTGGTCCGACGTTGGTTCTTCGCCGTCCTGATCGTCCTGGTCGTCATCGAAGCCGTACTCGCGATCATCTGGCCGCCTGGCCTCTGGTCACTCGTGGTGCTCGGCCCGCTCGCCCTGCTCGGCCTGCACGACGTACTGCAGACGAAACGCACGATTCTGCGAAATTTCCCCCTCATCGGTCACTTCAGGTATCTGTTCGAGGACATCCGGCCCGAGATCCAGCAGTACTTCATCGAATCGAACATCGATGCGCATCCCATCGAGCGTGAGATGCGGAGCATCGTCTACCAGCGAGCCAAGGGAGAACTCGAGACCAAGCCCTTCGGAACGGAGCGAGACGTGTACCGCCCGGGCTACGAGTGGGCGGGGCACGCACTCCAGGGCACCGACGAGGTCGACCGGGACGTTCGCGTCCGCGTGGGATCGGACAAGTGCGAAAAACCGTACGACGCGTCACCGTTGAACATCTCGGCAATGAGTTTCGGAGCCCTGTCCTCGGCGGCGGTCCGCGCACTGAACATCGGAGCCAGGGAAGGCCGGTTCGCGCACAACACGGGTGAAGGGGGCTTGTCGCAACACCACCTCGAACCGGGTGCCGACATCATCTGGCAGATCGGGACTGGTTACTTCGGCTGCAGAACACTCGACGGAGCGTTCGACCCCGACCGGTTCCGGGACAATGCACGGATCGAGCAGGTTCGCATGATCGAGGTCAAACTGTCACAAGGAGCCAAGCCCGGACATGGTGGGGTGCTACCGGCGTGCAAGGTGACGCCGGAGATCGCGAAGTACCGTGGAGTGCCCAAGGGGAAGACCGTCATTTCGCCCCCTCGGCACACCGCGTTCGAATCCCCCGTGGAGATGCTCGAATTCCTAGCGCAGCTCCGCGAACTCTCGGGAGGCAAACCCGTCGGCTTCAAGATCTGCATCGGGGAGCGTGTCGAGTTCCTCGCACTGTGCAAGGCGATGCGGGAGACGGGCCTCACGCCCGATTTCATCACGGTCGACGGTGGCGAGGGAGGAACCGGGGCGGCGCCCCTCGAGTTCTCCAACTCCATGGGGATGCCGGCTCGCGAGAGCTGGAGCTTCGTACACAACGCGCTCGTCGGCTCCATGCTGCGAACGAACATTCGGGTGTTCGCGAGCGGCAAGATCTTCACCGGTTTCCACATGGTGCGCGCAATGGCATTGGGCGCAGATGCCTGCTACAGCGCGCGCGGTTTCATGCTCGCGCTCGGATGCATCCAGGCGCTCCGCTGCAATACGGACGCTTGCCCGACGGGAGTCGCCACCCAGAATCCCGCACTGGTGAAAGGGCTGGTCGTCGCGGACAAGTCGGAGAGGGTCCGGCGATTCCACGAGGGAACGATCACGAGTTTCGTCGAGCTGCTCGGTGCAATGGGTATCGACTCACTCGACGGGATCACGCCGGACCGCATTCACCGCCGAGCGGACGACGGCCGCGTCCGCACGCTCGCCGAGTTGTCCGACTCCCTGGAGCCCGGGGCGCTCGTCGACGGGTCGGCACCCGATGATTGGCAACGTGCGTGGAACCGAGCGCAGGCATCCTCGTTCGCGCCCGCCTACGCGTCCCATTCCTGA
- a CDS encoding DinB family protein, whose translation MQSHLEEALDAWRDARSLVIGEARNIPATKYDFRPVEQVRSVGELLAHILEVSELMVGELCRQDGDFTRKPFEELLEEHAGDVRNLREKDELVEALEHTLETGIDRLRGTGEDHILAGILRFDGQQGSRLAWMHHGISQEMYHGGQLALYTRLMGGIPALTKRIRG comes from the coding sequence ATGCAGTCCCATCTCGAAGAAGCGCTCGATGCCTGGCGTGATGCCCGCAGCCTGGTGATCGGCGAAGCCCGCAACATCCCCGCGACGAAGTACGACTTCCGTCCCGTCGAGCAGGTCCGCAGCGTGGGCGAACTGCTCGCGCACATCCTCGAGGTCAGTGAGCTGATGGTCGGCGAACTGTGCCGTCAGGACGGCGACTTCACGCGCAAACCCTTCGAGGAACTGCTCGAGGAACACGCCGGCGACGTCCGGAACCTGCGCGAGAAGGACGAACTGGTCGAGGCCCTCGAGCACACGCTCGAGACGGGCATCGACCGCCTCCGCGGGACGGGCGAGGACCACATCCTCGCCGGCATCCTGCGCTTCGACGGCCAGCAGGGCAGCCGCCTGGCGTGGATGCACCACGGCATCTCGCAGGAGATGTACCACGGCGGCCAGCTCGCCCTGTACACGCGGCTCATGGGCGGCATCCCGGCGTTGACGAAGAGGATCCGGGGCTAG
- a CDS encoding pyridoxal phosphate-dependent aminotransferase family protein has product MKPLAHSEAVPQRVTVDVFDKTRRFTRAREAIAAGLYPYFQAISSSTANTVHIDGHELVMAGSNNYLGYTHDPRVIEAAESAARTWGTGCTGSRFLNGTLSMHEELERELADFCDKEAALVFSTGFQTNLGVISSLAGRGDVIFTDKLDHASIIDGCRLSYADVHRFDHNDVEALRRFLIKTPPEAGKLVVVDGVFSMEGDLSPLDEIVPLCQEHGARIAVDEAHAVGVLGESGVGASEELGVVDDVDLLIGTFSKAFSSIGGFVAGDEDVLHYVKHHARSLMFSASMPPYAIATVLKCLQLMREEPERRVRVRTHADYVNAQLRAMGFDTGRSITPVVPVLIGDSDRTFMFWKRLLAEGVFTNPVVPPAVPEGGGLIRTSYMATHTEEHLERVLSAFRTVGREFGMIDG; this is encoded by the coding sequence ATGAAGCCACTGGCACACTCCGAGGCCGTTCCCCAGCGAGTCACCGTCGACGTCTTCGACAAGACACGCCGCTTCACGCGCGCGCGTGAAGCGATCGCGGCCGGCCTGTACCCGTATTTCCAGGCCATCTCGAGTTCGACGGCGAACACGGTCCACATCGACGGACACGAACTGGTGATGGCGGGGTCGAACAACTATCTCGGCTACACCCACGACCCGCGGGTGATCGAGGCCGCCGAGTCGGCCGCGCGAACGTGGGGAACGGGCTGCACCGGAAGCCGATTCCTGAACGGTACGCTGTCCATGCACGAGGAGCTCGAGCGCGAGCTCGCAGACTTCTGTGACAAGGAGGCGGCCCTGGTCTTCTCGACCGGCTTCCAGACGAATCTCGGCGTGATCAGCAGCCTGGCCGGCCGCGGCGACGTGATCTTCACCGACAAGCTCGACCACGCCAGTATCATCGACGGCTGCCGTCTGTCGTACGCCGACGTCCATCGCTTCGACCACAACGACGTCGAGGCCCTGCGCCGCTTCCTCATCAAGACGCCACCCGAAGCGGGCAAGCTCGTCGTGGTCGACGGGGTGTTCTCGATGGAAGGTGATCTTTCCCCTCTCGACGAGATCGTCCCGCTCTGCCAGGAGCACGGCGCGAGGATCGCGGTCGACGAGGCCCACGCCGTCGGCGTCCTCGGCGAGTCGGGTGTGGGAGCGAGCGAAGAGCTCGGTGTGGTCGACGACGTCGATCTCCTGATCGGGACCTTCTCCAAGGCCTTTTCCTCGATCGGCGGTTTCGTGGCCGGTGACGAGGACGTGCTCCATTACGTCAAGCACCATGCGCGTAGCCTCATGTTCAGCGCGAGCATGCCGCCCTACGCGATCGCCACCGTGTTGAAGTGCCTTCAGCTGATGCGCGAAGAGCCCGAGCGGCGGGTCCGTGTTCGCACGCACGCCGACTACGTGAACGCACAGCTACGGGCCATGGGATTCGACACCGGACGCTCGATCACGCCCGTGGTCCCCGTGCTGATCGGGGACAGCGACCGGACCTTCATGTTCTGGAAGCGACTGTTGGCCGAGGGCGTGTTCACCAATCCGGTGGTACCGCCGGCGGTGCCCGAGGGCGGGGGCCTGATCCGCACGTCGTACATGGCGACCCACACCGAGGAGCACCTCGAGCGGGTGCTGTCGGCCTTCCGCACCGTGGGGCGCGAATTCGGGATGATCGACGGGTAG
- a CDS encoding glycosyl hydrolase — MHRIPSLGVLLCALVLALPGSAHAADEEDTRMNAGTFTGLELRGIGPALMSGRISDIVVHPDDTGTWYVAVGSGGVWKTTNAGTTWTPIFDDQSSYSIGCITLDPNDPDTVWVGTGENVSGRHVGYGDGVYRSRDGGRTWEHMGLEESEHVGMIRIRPGAPNVVYVAAQGPLWSGGGQRGLYMSEDGGETWNKVLGGGEWTGVNEVHLDPTDPDVMYASTHQRLRTVAALMNGGPESGIHKSVDGGRTWRELTTGLPQEDMGKIGLTVSPHDPDIVYATIELGDREGGFWRSLDGGESWEKRNDYLSGGTGPHYYQEIFADPHHRHTVYQMDVRLHRTTDGGETFEGVNEQYKHVDNHALAFAPHDPDYLLAGCDGGVYESWDRGQSWKFVSNLPVTQFYKLDVDYDEPFYHVVGGTQDNNTQYGPTTTDNVHGIRNSDWRITMFGDGHEPAIDYSDPDIIYSQWQQGNHMRVDRVTGEYLYIQPQPAEGEPHDRWNWDSPILISQHDPARIYVASQRLWRSDDRGDSWRALSGDLTRDEDRLTLEMMDRVWSIDAPWDLYAMSMFNTITSIAESPLDENLMYVGTDDGLIQVTEDGGETWRRIDDFGDVPERAYVNDIRADLHDVDTVYALFDAHKMGDFAPYVLRSTDRGRSWESMNGDLPDRHVVWRMVQDHEDPELFFLGTEFGVFFTLDAGERWIELSGSPTIAFRDLVIQRRENDLVGATFGRGFFVLDDYEPLREIDEELLESPAHLFEVEDADWYVQRRVLGGSQKASQGDAFYVAPNPPFGAVFTYYLRDALKTREQERQEQEKEIAAEGGDTPYPGWDALREEELEDEPAILLTVRDANGNVVRHVEGPTSAGIHRVAWDLRYPTHRAETDGEVDEGDGFLAAPGSYSVELVQRHRGEVTVLAGRERFDLVPLRERGLPGAPLGDVAAFHRELEDVQGRVSAVGSLLDDTAERIDAIKAALARAPVPVDGPNATARALERQVEEMKERLRGNRRRARYNEEGPISIQQRIGVARTGVSRSTYGPTPMHRETLRIGVERLENLSEELQTIVRTDLPALERELDAAGVPWTPGRGVPDGR; from the coding sequence ATGCACCGGATCCCCTCGCTCGGCGTCCTGCTGTGCGCGCTCGTCCTGGCCCTGCCGGGTTCTGCACACGCTGCCGACGAAGAAGACACCAGGATGAACGCCGGCACCTTCACCGGCCTCGAGCTGCGCGGCATCGGCCCGGCCCTGATGAGCGGCCGGATCTCCGACATCGTCGTCCACCCCGACGACACCGGCACGTGGTACGTGGCCGTCGGCAGCGGCGGCGTGTGGAAGACCACCAACGCCGGCACCACGTGGACGCCGATCTTCGACGACCAGAGCAGCTATTCCATCGGCTGCATCACGCTCGACCCCAACGACCCCGACACCGTGTGGGTCGGCACGGGCGAGAACGTGAGCGGCCGGCACGTGGGCTACGGCGACGGCGTCTACCGCAGCCGAGACGGCGGCCGCACCTGGGAACACATGGGACTCGAGGAGTCCGAACACGTCGGCATGATCCGGATCCGTCCGGGCGCGCCGAACGTGGTGTACGTCGCGGCGCAGGGCCCCCTGTGGTCGGGCGGCGGCCAGCGCGGTCTGTACATGAGCGAGGACGGCGGCGAGACGTGGAACAAGGTGCTCGGCGGCGGCGAGTGGACCGGCGTGAACGAGGTCCACCTCGATCCGACCGACCCCGACGTCATGTACGCCTCCACCCACCAGCGTCTCCGCACCGTCGCCGCGCTCATGAACGGCGGCCCCGAGTCGGGGATCCACAAGTCCGTCGACGGTGGCCGGACCTGGCGCGAGCTGACGACCGGGCTGCCACAGGAGGACATGGGCAAGATCGGCCTGACCGTCTCACCCCACGATCCCGACATCGTGTACGCCACCATCGAACTGGGCGACCGCGAGGGCGGCTTCTGGCGCTCGCTCGACGGCGGCGAGAGCTGGGAGAAGCGCAACGACTACCTGAGCGGTGGCACCGGCCCACACTACTACCAGGAGATCTTCGCCGATCCCCACCACCGGCACACCGTGTACCAGATGGACGTGCGGCTGCACCGCACCACCGACGGCGGCGAGACCTTCGAGGGCGTGAACGAGCAGTACAAGCACGTCGACAACCACGCCCTGGCCTTCGCCCCGCACGACCCCGACTACCTGCTGGCCGGCTGCGACGGCGGCGTGTACGAGAGCTGGGATCGTGGACAGTCGTGGAAGTTCGTGTCGAACCTGCCCGTCACGCAGTTCTACAAGCTCGACGTCGACTACGACGAGCCCTTCTACCACGTGGTCGGCGGCACCCAGGACAACAACACGCAGTACGGCCCGACCACGACCGACAACGTGCACGGAATCCGCAACAGCGACTGGCGGATCACCATGTTCGGCGACGGCCACGAGCCGGCGATCGACTACAGCGACCCCGACATCATCTACTCGCAGTGGCAGCAGGGGAACCACATGCGCGTGGACCGCGTCACCGGCGAGTACCTTTACATCCAGCCCCAGCCGGCCGAGGGCGAGCCCCACGATCGCTGGAACTGGGACAGCCCGATCCTGATCAGCCAGCACGATCCCGCACGGATCTACGTGGCCAGCCAGCGCCTGTGGCGCAGCGACGACCGCGGCGACAGCTGGCGCGCGCTCAGCGGCGACCTGACGCGCGACGAGGACCGTCTGACCCTGGAGATGATGGATCGCGTGTGGAGCATCGACGCGCCCTGGGACCTCTACGCGATGTCGATGTTCAACACCATCACCTCGATCGCCGAGTCGCCGCTCGACGAGAACCTGATGTACGTGGGAACCGACGACGGCCTGATCCAGGTGACCGAGGACGGCGGCGAGACATGGCGCCGGATCGACGACTTCGGCGACGTGCCCGAGCGGGCGTACGTCAACGACATCCGCGCCGACCTGCACGATGTCGACACCGTGTACGCGCTCTTCGACGCGCACAAGATGGGCGACTTCGCGCCCTACGTGTTGCGCAGCACCGACCGCGGCCGCTCGTGGGAGTCGATGAACGGCGATCTGCCCGACCGCCACGTGGTGTGGCGCATGGTGCAGGACCACGAGGATCCCGAGTTGTTCTTCCTGGGCACCGAGTTCGGCGTGTTCTTCACGCTCGACGCCGGCGAACGCTGGATCGAGCTCAGCGGCTCACCCACCATCGCCTTCCGCGACCTCGTGATCCAGCGCCGCGAGAACGATCTCGTGGGCGCGACCTTCGGCCGCGGCTTCTTCGTGCTGGACGACTACGAGCCCCTGCGCGAGATCGACGAGGAGCTGCTCGAGTCGCCGGCACACCTGTTCGAGGTGGAGGACGCCGACTGGTACGTGCAGCGCCGCGTGCTCGGCGGCAGCCAGAAGGCCAGCCAGGGCGACGCCTTCTACGTGGCGCCGAACCCGCCCTTCGGCGCGGTGTTCACCTACTACCTGCGCGACGCGCTGAAGACGCGCGAGCAGGAACGCCAGGAGCAGGAGAAGGAGATCGCGGCCGAGGGCGGCGACACGCCGTATCCCGGTTGGGACGCCCTGCGCGAGGAGGAACTCGAGGACGAACCCGCGATCCTGCTGACCGTGCGCGACGCCAACGGCAACGTGGTTCGTCACGTCGAGGGTCCGACCTCGGCGGGCATCCACCGCGTGGCCTGGGACCTGCGCTACCCGACGCACCGCGCCGAGACCGACGGGGAGGTGGACGAGGGCGACGGCTTCCTGGCCGCCCCCGGCTCCTACAGCGTGGAGCTGGTGCAGCGTCATCGCGGCGAGGTCACCGTGCTCGCCGGCCGCGAGAGATTCGATCTGGTTCCGTTGCGCGAACGCGGCCTGCCCGGCGCACCGCTCGGCGACGTGGCCGCCTTCCACCGCGAGCTCGAGGACGTGCAGGGACGCGTGAGTGCCGTGGGCTCGCTGCTCGACGACACGGCCGAGCGCATCGACGCGATCAAGGCCGCCCTGGCGCGGGCCCCCGTTCCGGTCGACGGCCCGAACGCGACCGCCCGCGCGCTCGAGCGGCAGGTCGAAGAGATGAAGGAGCGCCTGCGGGGCAACCGCCGGCGCGCGCGGTACAACGAAGAAGGTCCGATTTCGATCCAGCAGCGGATCGGCGTGGCCCGGACCGGCGTGTCGCGCTCGACCTACGGCCCCACACCCATGCACCGCGAGACCCTGCGCATCGGCGTGGAACGCCTCGAGAACCTGAGCGAGGAGCTGCAGACGATCGTTCGGACCGACCTGCCGGCCCTGGAGCGCGAACTCGACGCCGCCGGCGTGCCGTGGACGCCCGGTCGGGGAGTCCCCGACGGGCGTTGA
- a CDS encoding serine/threonine-protein kinase, which translates to MLRPARRPDPSDHPVEVHQLRDRIRLYLQVMLTVDVVAHLSDHVTPLLFEGLETPDYPAVTLAVRWGVTVLIAAAWAVTRFVQPGRTALVALETSVALGLALVYVHIATVHLDGEFTPFGPVFAMFGVMLLLGVRAALVPSPVPRTAAIGLASVACVFVFGGEAVRSLDPTILEGIVFIGGAYVLATAVTSHVIYGLRREVRAAQRLGQYTLEAKLGEGGMGTVYRARHAMLRRDAAIKLIRPDGDTDPERRAQTQRRFEREAHVTSRLQSPHTVELYDFGLSADGSYYYVMELLDGIDLHNAVTRYGPMPPPRVVHVLRQICDSLEEAHVAGLVHRDVKPANVLLCHHGLRHDFVKVLDFGLVALEEEERVADPKLTIEGMVGGTPAYMAPEMATDPAAVDGRADLYAVGCIAYWLLSGRPPFERDTAMATILAHVNDAPPPLSHVSEVAVPADLGTLVLGCLAKEPSRRPASAGELSGRLAAIVEVGTWTETDASRWWSTHRPSTVVTPEEFEPLSVTRVAP; encoded by the coding sequence GTGCTCCGTCCCGCCCGTCGACCGGACCCGTCCGACCATCCGGTCGAGGTTCATCAGCTCCGCGACCGGATCCGTCTGTACCTGCAGGTCATGCTGACGGTCGACGTGGTCGCGCACCTGAGCGATCACGTCACGCCGTTGCTGTTCGAGGGCCTCGAGACGCCCGACTACCCGGCGGTGACCCTGGCCGTGCGCTGGGGCGTGACCGTGCTCATCGCCGCCGCGTGGGCGGTGACACGCTTCGTCCAGCCCGGGCGCACGGCACTCGTCGCCCTCGAAACGTCCGTGGCCCTCGGACTCGCGCTGGTGTACGTGCACATCGCGACCGTACACCTCGACGGCGAGTTCACCCCCTTCGGGCCGGTGTTCGCGATGTTCGGCGTGATGTTGTTGCTGGGTGTGCGGGCGGCACTGGTGCCGAGTCCCGTTCCGCGCACGGCAGCGATCGGTCTGGCCAGTGTGGCGTGTGTGTTCGTCTTCGGGGGCGAGGCCGTCCGCTCGCTCGACCCCACGATCCTCGAGGGGATCGTGTTCATCGGTGGTGCGTACGTGCTCGCCACGGCGGTGACGTCGCACGTGATCTACGGCCTCCGCCGCGAGGTCCGTGCGGCGCAACGTCTCGGGCAGTACACGCTCGAGGCGAAGCTCGGCGAGGGCGGGATGGGCACCGTGTACCGTGCGCGCCACGCGATGCTGCGGCGTGACGCCGCGATCAAACTGATCCGGCCGGACGGCGACACCGACCCGGAACGCCGTGCCCAGACCCAGCGACGCTTCGAGCGCGAGGCCCACGTCACGTCCAGGCTCCAGTCGCCCCACACCGTCGAACTGTACGACTTCGGGCTCTCGGCGGACGGATCCTACTACTACGTCATGGAACTGCTCGACGGAATCGATCTCCATAACGCGGTCACCCGGTACGGACCCATGCCGCCACCACGGGTGGTGCACGTCCTGCGTCAGATCTGCGATTCGCTCGAGGAGGCCCACGTCGCCGGCCTGGTGCATCGCGACGTCAAGCCGGCCAACGTGCTGCTTTGCCACCACGGGTTGCGGCACGACTTCGTCAAGGTGCTCGACTTCGGACTGGTCGCTCTCGAGGAGGAGGAGCGGGTCGCCGACCCGAAACTCACGATCGAGGGCATGGTCGGAGGGACTCCTGCCTACATGGCCCCGGAGATGGCCACCGACCCCGCAGCGGTCGACGGCCGAGCGGATCTGTACGCGGTGGGGTGCATCGCGTACTGGCTGCTGTCGGGGCGACCGCCCTTCGAACGCGACACCGCCATGGCCACGATCCTCGCCCATGTGAACGACGCTCCGCCCCCCCTGTCGCACGTGAGCGAGGTCGCGGTGCCCGCGGATCTCGGGACACTCGTGCTGGGGTGTCTGGCCAAGGAACCCTCCCGACGACCGGCCTCGGCCGGCGAGCTGTCGGGCCGACTGGCCGCGATCGTCGAGGTCGGAACGTGGACCGAGACCGACGCGTCGCGTTGGTGGTCGACGCACCGGCCCTCGACCGTCGTCACTCCAGAGGAGTTCGAGCCGCTGAGCGTGACCCGCGTCGCTCCCTAG
- a CDS encoding alpha/beta hydrolase — MSLVVSIVVALGAAYAVLVLLAWALQDRLLYFPDRTLDADPGVVGLDHREVTFTTEDGVTLHGWLVPHPDARFTVLFCHGNAGDIADRLFTLQVLHDLGLSVLIFDYRGYGRSEGSPSESGLYDDARAAWRFLVEDEGLPPEHVVVWGRSLGGAVAADLARQVRVGGLVVESTFNRAIDVARRHYGWLPVGRLLRFRFDAAEAVAATDVPKLFLHSPDDEVIPYELGTRLYDAAAPPKRRVDLRGGHNDGFGSSLPTVRGAIGDFLGSLDRARD, encoded by the coding sequence ATGTCGCTCGTCGTGTCGATCGTCGTCGCCCTGGGCGCGGCCTACGCCGTGCTGGTCCTGCTGGCGTGGGCACTCCAGGACCGCTTGCTCTACTTCCCCGACCGCACGCTCGACGCCGATCCCGGCGTGGTGGGTCTCGATCACCGCGAGGTCACCTTCACCACCGAGGACGGCGTCACGCTCCACGGTTGGCTCGTGCCGCACCCCGACGCACGCTTCACCGTGCTCTTCTGTCACGGCAACGCCGGTGACATCGCAGATCGTCTGTTCACGCTGCAGGTCCTGCACGATCTCGGGTTGTCGGTGCTGATCTTCGACTACCGTGGCTACGGTCGGAGCGAGGGTTCGCCGAGCGAGTCGGGTCTGTACGATGACGCGCGGGCGGCGTGGCGATTCCTCGTCGAGGACGAAGGGCTTCCCCCGGAGCACGTCGTGGTCTGGGGCCGCTCGCTGGGAGGAGCCGTCGCCGCCGATCTCGCCCGGCAGGTCCGGGTCGGCGGGCTGGTGGTCGAGTCGACCTTCAACCGCGCCATCGACGTCGCCCGGCGCCACTACGGGTGGCTGCCCGTGGGCCGGCTCCTGCGCTTCCGCTTCGACGCCGCCGAGGCCGTGGCCGCGACCGACGTCCCCAAGCTCTTCCTGCACAGTCCCGACGACGAGGTCATTCCCTACGAACTCGGCACCCGCCTGTACGATGCCGCGGCGCCCCCGAAGCGACGGGTGGACCTGCGCGGGGGCCACAACGACGGGTTCGGCTCGTCACTGCCCACGGTGCGGGGTGCGATCGGGGACTTCCTCGGTTCGCTCGATCGGGCGCGGGACTAG